One Fusobacterium ulcerans DNA segment encodes these proteins:
- a CDS encoding PTS sugar transporter subunit IIA: protein MKFSSYLDPQFIFTDLKGTTPEEIITEMIDRLSLKDKKINELKDVIVKSVIKREEEISTGMGNGIAIPHARIENFNDFVVAIGVLEEPIEMEIAATHKTDKVKVVFLIISDVLKNKNILKVMSAVSKMVLKRKNLLEEIKQEKNPSKIVEYIQESNIEIDHRIIAEDVLSPDIEPATPDNTLEEIAKRLILEQISGLPVVDKDGVFLGEITERELIDFGMPDYLSLMGDLNFLTVGEPFEEYLVNETTTTIEKLYRVDERVKIDRKTPIMEICFIMVNKGLTRLYVLDEGKYYGMIRRSDIIKKVLHI from the coding sequence ATGAAGTTTTCAAGTTATTTAGATCCACAGTTTATTTTTACTGATTTAAAAGGAACAACTCCTGAAGAAATTATCACAGAGATGATAGATAGATTATCTCTGAAAGATAAGAAGATAAATGAGTTAAAAGATGTAATTGTGAAGTCGGTAATTAAAAGAGAAGAGGAAATATCTACTGGTATGGGAAATGGTATAGCTATACCACATGCCAGAATAGAAAATTTTAATGACTTTGTTGTTGCTATTGGAGTACTGGAAGAGCCTATAGAGATGGAAATTGCAGCTACTCATAAAACAGATAAGGTTAAAGTTGTATTTTTAATTATTTCAGATGTATTGAAAAACAAAAATATATTAAAAGTAATGAGTGCTGTTTCTAAGATGGTTTTAAAGAGAAAAAATCTTTTAGAAGAGATAAAGCAGGAAAAAAATCCAAGCAAAATAGTGGAATATATCCAAGAATCAAATATCGAAATAGATCACAGAATAATTGCTGAAGATGTGTTGAGTCCAGATATAGAGCCAGCTACACCAGACAATACTCTGGAAGAAATAGCAAAGAGACTTATACTTGAACAGATAAGCGGACTTCCAGTTGTAGATAAAGATGGAGTATTTTTAGGAGAGATAACTGAGAGAGAGCTTATAGATTTTGGTATGCCTGATTATCTTTCATTGATGGGAGATCTTAACTTTTTGACAGTGGGAGAACCTTTTGAGGAATATTTAGTAAATGAAACTACAACTACTATTGAAAAATTGTACAGAGTAGATGAGAGAGTAAAAATAGATAGAAAAACTCCTATCATGGAGATATGTTTTATTATGGTTAATAAGGGACTTACAAGATTATATGTACTGGACGAAGGAAAATATTATGGAATGATAAGAAGATCAGATATAATCAAAAAAGTACTTCATATTTAA
- a CDS encoding DegV family protein, translating to MKIEVKVLNSIRLTKLLIAASRWLSKYADVLNDLNVYPVPDGDTGTNMSMTLQAVENELIKMNHEPSMKELADRVSEAVLLGARGNSGTILSQIIQGFLNGVRDKEEITVDDTIQAFVLAKEKAYQAVSEPVEGTMLTVIRRVAEEAVAYKGDKDDFILFLVHLKNVAYEAVENTPNQLPKLKEAGVVDAGGKGIFYVLEGFEKSVTDPEMLKDLERIVKSRAKRKERLENTTQVIEDIKFKYCTEFIIESGSFDLEEYKGKISPLGDSLVCAQTAKKTKTHIHTNHPGQILEIAGVLGNLNNIKIENMEIQHQNLLISENEAYQMESTEKVFVRSENAEPVAFYAIVDNKELGNLFLDDGAAAVLIGGQTQNPSVADIEDGLKRISAERVVLLPNNKNIIAAAKIAAERSKKEIMVLETKSMLEGHYVIKNKDEKIEEILKQTARNYSIEITKAVRNTKVDEIQIEEGNYIALVNGKIKAKSKDLSSLIKEVYKTYINENTLNIFAVIGDGSTEEADETLKETNGLRYNEFRANQGNYPYYIYIENRDPDMPEVAIVTDSTSDLTKEFIGDLSINIIPLKIKLNDNYYRDGIDISKREFWKRLLTENVAPKTSQPSPAEFKELYERLFNKGYKKIISIHISSRLSGTQQAARVAKGMLNRADDIAIIDSKAVTLVLGHQVLEAARMVKAGAKYETILERLDEMQEKMKLYFVVNDLSFLEKGGRIGRASSVIGGLLKVKPILKLENGEVTIEAKTFGDRGAFSYMDKLIRTESKKNSIILYTAWGGTNKELSKADAIKNMCDNSKKVEYRGRFEIGATIGSHSGPVFGFGMMSKIR from the coding sequence ATGAAGATAGAGGTAAAGGTACTTAACTCTATAAGATTAACTAAACTTTTAATAGCCGCAAGCAGATGGCTTTCAAAGTATGCAGATGTATTGAATGATTTAAATGTTTATCCAGTGCCAGATGGTGATACAGGAACAAATATGTCTATGACCCTTCAGGCAGTGGAAAATGAATTGATAAAAATGAACCATGAACCAAGTATGAAAGAACTTGCTGACAGAGTATCAGAGGCTGTCTTGTTAGGAGCAAGGGGAAATTCGGGAACTATTCTGTCTCAAATTATACAGGGTTTTTTAAATGGAGTAAGAGATAAAGAAGAAATTACAGTAGATGATACTATTCAAGCTTTTGTTTTGGCAAAAGAAAAAGCATATCAGGCTGTTTCTGAACCAGTAGAGGGAACAATGCTTACTGTTATCAGAAGAGTGGCAGAGGAAGCAGTAGCTTATAAAGGAGATAAAGATGACTTTATCCTTTTTCTTGTACATCTAAAAAATGTAGCTTATGAAGCAGTGGAAAATACACCAAATCAGCTTCCTAAATTAAAAGAAGCAGGGGTAGTTGATGCTGGGGGAAAAGGAATATTCTATGTTCTTGAAGGTTTTGAAAAATCTGTAACTGATCCAGAAATGCTGAAAGATCTGGAAAGAATAGTAAAATCAAGAGCAAAAAGAAAAGAAAGACTTGAAAATACAACACAGGTAATAGAAGATATAAAGTTTAAATATTGTACAGAATTTATAATTGAATCAGGAAGTTTTGATTTAGAAGAATATAAAGGGAAAATAAGTCCTTTAGGAGATTCTCTTGTATGTGCACAAACTGCTAAAAAGACAAAGACACATATACATACAAATCATCCAGGTCAGATATTGGAGATTGCTGGAGTACTTGGAAACCTTAATAATATAAAAATAGAAAATATGGAAATACAGCACCAAAATCTTCTTATTTCTGAAAATGAAGCTTATCAGATGGAATCTACAGAAAAAGTATTTGTAAGAAGTGAAAATGCTGAGCCAGTTGCTTTCTATGCTATTGTGGATAATAAAGAATTAGGAAATTTATTCCTAGATGATGGAGCAGCTGCTGTACTTATTGGAGGACAAACACAGAATCCAAGTGTAGCAGATATAGAAGATGGACTGAAAAGAATAAGTGCTGAAAGAGTAGTTCTTCTTCCAAATAATAAAAATATTATAGCGGCGGCAAAAATAGCAGCAGAAAGATCTAAGAAAGAAATCATGGTCCTTGAAACAAAATCAATGTTGGAAGGGCATTATGTTATAAAGAATAAAGATGAAAAAATTGAAGAAATTTTGAAGCAGACAGCTAGAAACTATTCTATTGAAATAACAAAAGCTGTAAGAAATACAAAAGTTGATGAAATCCAGATAGAAGAGGGGAATTATATAGCTCTTGTAAATGGAAAAATAAAAGCAAAATCAAAAGATTTATCTTCTCTTATAAAAGAAGTTTATAAAACATATATAAATGAAAATACATTGAATATATTTGCTGTAATTGGAGATGGATCAACTGAGGAAGCAGATGAAACATTAAAAGAAACTAATGGATTGAGATATAATGAATTTAGAGCAAATCAGGGGAATTATCCCTATTATATCTATATAGAAAATAGAGATCCTGATATGCCGGAAGTGGCAATAGTTACTGATTCTACATCAGATTTAACTAAAGAATTTATAGGAGATTTATCTATAAATATTATTCCATTAAAAATAAAATTAAATGACAATTATTATAGAGATGGAATAGACATTTCTAAAAGAGAATTCTGGAAGAGACTTCTTACAGAAAATGTAGCACCAAAAACTTCTCAGCCTTCACCAGCTGAGTTTAAAGAGTTATATGAAAGACTTTTCAATAAAGGTTACAAAAAAATTATATCTATCCATATTTCAAGCAGACTAAGTGGTACACAGCAGGCTGCCAGAGTGGCAAAGGGTATGCTGAACAGAGCAGATGACATAGCTATTATAGATTCAAAAGCTGTGACACTTGTACTTGGACATCAGGTATTGGAAGCAGCAAGAATGGTAAAGGCTGGGGCAAAGTATGAAACTATACTTGAAAGACTTGATGAGATGCAGGAAAAAATGAAGCTGTACTTTGTTGTAAATGACCTTTCATTTTTAGAAAAAGGTGGAAGAATAGGAAGAGCTTCTTCTGTTATTGGAGGACTTTTAAAAGTAAAACCTATATTGAAGCTGGAAAATGGAGAAGTGACTATTGAAGCTAAAACTTTTGGTGACAGAGGTGCATTCTCATATATGGACAAATTAATAAGAACAGAAAGCAAGAAAAATAGTATAATCCTGTATACAGCATGGGGAGGAACAAATAAGGAACTTTCTAAAGCTGATGCAATAAAAAATATGTGTGACAATTCTAAAAAAGTTGAATATAGAGGAAGATTTGAAATAGGAGCTACTATTGGATCTCATTCAGGTCCTGTATTTGGTTTTGGAATGATGTCAAAAATAAGATAA
- a CDS encoding ArsB/NhaD family transporter encodes MKSFKNFLYIRGHKVINIKLIAGLLIFMVSFYFILFGKQPKSLTAIIGGSLMVLIGVMDQEEALESIGRNLEILLLLMGLMMVVEIMSETGIFQWVAIKVAQQAKGEPMKILMMLSVVTAVCSAFLDNVTTILLIVPITILLAKKLKIDPFPFIMVQIFACNIGGTATMIGDPPNLIIASLGGLDFNEFLINLTPIVVVNMIVLLITAKLLFGKKFTVSRELRASIMDLEPNRSIKNKKLLMQSCALFGIILIGFLTNMVTNIGLAVISITGSVILLTISKKSPEEIYKKVEWETLFFFGGLFVLVEGVDKLGVIAQLGEAIVKFTDGNLEKTGTVVVLISSLLSPILGSVPYTLSFSKIIANIAPNFTGHTDVLWWALSLGACLGGNMTLVGAPANIVGVSIAEKAGVKISFMDFFKLGILIVIQSMILSVIYINLRY; translated from the coding sequence GTGAAAAGTTTTAAAAATTTTTTATATATAAGGGGGCATAAGGTGATAAACATCAAACTTATTGCAGGTTTATTGATTTTCATGGTATCTTTTTATTTTATTCTTTTTGGAAAGCAGCCTAAGTCGCTTACAGCTATCATTGGAGGAAGTCTAATGGTACTGATAGGAGTAATGGATCAGGAAGAGGCTTTGGAATCCATAGGAAGAAATTTAGAGATTTTGTTACTTTTGATGGGACTAATGATGGTAGTGGAGATAATGTCTGAGACCGGTATTTTTCAATGGGTGGCAATAAAAGTTGCTCAGCAGGCCAAAGGGGAGCCTATGAAGATATTGATGATGTTATCAGTAGTAACTGCTGTATGTTCAGCTTTTCTGGACAATGTTACAACTATTCTTCTAATAGTACCCATAACTATCTTATTGGCTAAAAAGCTGAAGATAGATCCATTTCCATTTATAATGGTACAGATATTTGCCTGTAACATAGGAGGAACGGCAACGATGATAGGAGATCCACCAAATCTTATCATAGCCAGTCTTGGAGGTTTAGATTTCAATGAATTTCTAATAAATCTGACACCTATTGTAGTAGTAAATATGATAGTGCTTTTAATTACAGCTAAACTTCTTTTTGGAAAAAAGTTTACTGTATCCAGAGAATTAAGAGCCAGTATAATGGATTTGGAGCCTAACAGAAGTATAAAAAACAAAAAACTTCTAATGCAGTCATGTGCTTTATTTGGAATAATCCTTATTGGATTTCTAACAAATATGGTAACCAACATAGGACTTGCAGTTATCTCTATAACTGGATCAGTTATTCTTCTTACTATAAGTAAGAAAAGTCCAGAAGAGATATACAAGAAAGTAGAATGGGAAACTCTATTCTTCTTTGGAGGGTTATTTGTTTTAGTTGAAGGGGTAGACAAACTTGGAGTGATTGCACAGCTTGGGGAAGCAATAGTTAAATTTACAGATGGAAATCTGGAAAAAACTGGAACAGTAGTGGTATTAATTTCGTCACTATTATCTCCAATACTGGGATCAGTACCATATACTCTGTCTTTCTCGAAAATCATAGCAAACATAGCACCAAATTTTACAGGACATACAGATGTACTGTGGTGGGCATTATCTTTAGGAGCTTGTCTTGGAGGTAATATGACATTGGTAGGGGCACCAGCTAATATAGTTGGAGTATCTATCGCAGAAAAAGCAGGAGTAAAAATAAGTTTTATGGATTTCTTCAAATTGGGGATACTGATTGTTATTCAATCAATGATTTTAAGCGTTATTTACATTAATCTAAGGTATTAA
- a CDS encoding ArsB/NhaD family transporter — protein sequence MIYMLIGLIVFFAVFYLMITDKIPGPWATMIGGLIMALVGIINEEDALTAISERLEILFLLIGMMIIVLLVSETGVFQWFAIKVAQLVRGEPFRLIVLLAIVTALCSAFLDNVTTILLMAPVSILLAKQLKLDPFPFIITEVMSANIGGLATLIGDPTQLIIGAEGNLGFNEFLFNTAPVAVLSMALLIANVYFIYGRHMVVPNELKARIMELDSSRSLKDPKLLKQAAVIFTLVLIGFILNNFINKGLAIISLSGAIFLVVIAKRKPKEIFENVEWETLFFFIGLFMMIKGIENLNIINMIGDKLIKITSGKFDLAVIAVTWLSAGFTSIIGNVANAATVSKILGVMVPTFDKIGDPKAFWWALSFGSCLGGNITMLGSATNVVAVGAAAKAGCKIDFFKFFKFGGLIAFQTLLLATIYLYVRYM from the coding sequence ATGATATATATGCTGATAGGATTAATTGTGTTTTTTGCAGTATTCTATTTGATGATAACAGATAAAATCCCTGGACCATGGGCAACAATGATAGGTGGACTTATTATGGCGCTGGTAGGGATAATAAATGAAGAAGATGCTTTGACAGCTATTTCTGAAAGACTGGAAATTTTATTTCTTTTGATAGGTATGATGATAATAGTTCTGTTGGTATCTGAAACAGGTGTGTTCCAGTGGTTTGCTATTAAAGTAGCTCAGTTGGTAAGGGGAGAACCTTTTAGATTGATAGTTCTGCTGGCAATAGTGACAGCTCTTTGCTCTGCGTTCTTAGACAATGTTACAACTATACTTTTGATGGCGCCAGTATCTATATTGTTGGCAAAACAATTAAAACTGGATCCTTTTCCATTCATAATAACAGAGGTCATGTCTGCTAATATTGGTGGTCTGGCTACATTGATTGGTGACCCTACTCAGTTGATCATAGGAGCAGAGGGAAATCTTGGGTTCAATGAATTTCTTTTCAATACAGCACCAGTAGCTGTACTTTCAATGGCATTGCTTATAGCAAATGTTTATTTCATTTATGGAAGACATATGGTAGTGCCAAATGAATTAAAAGCAAGAATAATGGAATTGGATTCATCAAGAAGTTTGAAAGATCCAAAACTGTTGAAACAAGCAGCAGTAATATTTACTCTTGTATTGATAGGATTTATTTTAAATAACTTCATCAACAAAGGACTTGCAATAATATCTCTGTCTGGAGCAATATTCTTAGTAGTTATAGCAAAAAGAAAACCAAAAGAGATATTTGAGAATGTAGAATGGGAAACTCTGTTTTTCTTTATAGGTTTGTTTATGATGATAAAAGGGATAGAGAATTTGAATATAATAAACATGATTGGAGATAAACTTATAAAAATAACTTCAGGTAAATTCGACCTTGCTGTTATAGCTGTAACTTGGCTTTCTGCTGGATTTACTTCTATAATAGGAAATGTTGCCAATGCAGCTACTGTTTCTAAAATACTTGGAGTAATGGTACCTACATTTGATAAGATAGGAGATCCAAAAGCTTTTTGGTGGGCTCTTTCATTTGGATCATGTTTAGGTGGAAATATAACTATGCTAGGATCAGCTACAAATGTTGTTGCTGTAGGAGCTGCTGCTAAAGCTGGATGTAAAATAGATTTCTTTAAATTCTTTAAATTTGGAGGACTTATAGCTTTTCAAACATTGTTATTAGCTACAATTTATCTATATGTAAGATATATGTAG
- a CDS encoding CinA family nicotinamide mononucleotide deamidase-related protein: MKAGLILVGTELLNGGMLDTNSLYIAEELNKYGIEIEFKVTIRDFMDEIIKTIDYGKRNVDLIIMSGGLGPTIDDITKEAIAKYLDRPLIVEENELSELKEKFQRAKINFVDINVKEVEKPKGAITFRNDAGMAPAVYIDGIAAFPGVPKELYDMLPKFLKWYSKEKNIDTDEIYIRDILTFGLAESLLDQEIRDFFTEDGIYYEFLVKNYGTIVRLQSKESNKNKVEKIVEKIYNKIGNYVFGENADRLEKKTVELVKKLGMNISTAESCTGGMIASRLIDVPGVSEIFKEGIVSYSNDAKMKRLGVKKETLEKYGAVSEETAREMVMGLDSDVAIATTGIAGPDGGTPEKPVGLVYIGIRVRNDVYIEKRFFNGDRMKIRERAVSQSLFSLIKILDKGENDE; encoded by the coding sequence ATGAAAGCAGGTTTGATCCTTGTAGGTACTGAACTTTTAAATGGAGGTATGCTAGATACCAACAGCCTCTATATAGCAGAAGAACTGAACAAGTATGGAATAGAGATAGAATTTAAAGTAACAATCAGAGATTTTATGGATGAGATCATCAAAACTATAGATTATGGAAAAAGAAATGTCGATCTTATTATAATGTCAGGAGGCCTTGGACCTACAATAGATGATATAACAAAAGAAGCTATTGCAAAGTATCTGGACAGACCCCTTATAGTAGAAGAAAATGAATTGTCAGAATTAAAAGAAAAATTTCAGAGAGCAAAAATAAATTTTGTAGATATAAATGTAAAAGAAGTAGAAAAACCAAAGGGAGCTATAACTTTTAGGAATGATGCTGGAATGGCACCAGCTGTATATATTGATGGAATAGCAGCTTTCCCGGGAGTTCCTAAAGAATTATATGATATGCTTCCAAAATTTTTAAAGTGGTACAGCAAAGAAAAAAATATTGATACTGATGAAATTTATATAAGAGACATACTCACTTTCGGATTAGCAGAATCTCTTTTAGATCAGGAAATAAGAGACTTTTTCACAGAAGATGGAATTTATTATGAGTTTCTTGTAAAAAATTATGGAACAATAGTGAGACTCCAAAGTAAAGAGAGTAATAAAAATAAAGTAGAAAAAATAGTAGAAAAGATATATAATAAAATAGGTAATTATGTGTTTGGTGAGAATGCCGACAGACTAGAGAAGAAAACAGTGGAACTTGTAAAAAAACTTGGAATGAATATTTCAACAGCAGAATCATGTACAGGCGGTATGATTGCCAGTCGTTTGATAGATGTGCCAGGAGTATCAGAGATATTCAAAGAGGGAATAGTTTCATATAGTAATGATGCTAAGATGAAAAGACTTGGAGTAAAAAAAGAAACGTTGGAAAAATATGGAGCAGTAAGTGAAGAAACTGCCAGGGAGATGGTCATGGGACTTGATTCTGATGTAGCTATTGCTACTACAGGAATAGCAGGTCCAGATGGAGGAACGCCTGAAAAACCTGTAGGACTTGTCTATATAGGAATAAGAGTTAGAAATGATGTCTATATAGAAAAAAGATTTTTCAATGGGGATAGAATGAAAATCAGAGAAAGAGCAGTTTCTCAAAGTCTTTTTAGTCTGATAAAAATATTAGATAAAGGAGAGAATGATGAGTAG
- a CDS encoding helix-turn-helix domain-containing protein: protein MSSIGERIKKSRNERGLSLRELASKVDLSASFLSQIEQGKASPSIENLKKIATSLDVKVSYLIEDEEETRNMEVVKKDERKYIESIDSNTKMALLTTSNIDKTMEPILYEIGPNGESGRSFYTHNGEEFIFIIEGKLDVYIDETVYSLNEGDSLYFKSSQKHRFKNTTDKLTRAIWVVNPPTF from the coding sequence ATGAGTAGTATAGGAGAAAGAATAAAGAAAAGTAGAAACGAGAGAGGTCTGTCTTTGAGAGAGCTAGCTTCAAAAGTAGACTTATCTGCCAGTTTTTTATCTCAAATAGAGCAGGGAAAAGCTTCTCCTTCTATTGAAAATTTAAAGAAAATAGCTACTTCATTAGATGTAAAGGTAAGCTACCTTATTGAAGACGAAGAAGAAACTAGAAACATGGAAGTTGTAAAAAAAGATGAGAGAAAATATATAGAAAGTATAGATTCAAATACTAAAATGGCCCTTCTTACAACATCAAATATTGATAAGACAATGGAGCCTATTCTTTATGAGATAGGTCCAAATGGTGAGAGTGGAAGAAGTTTCTATACTCATAATGGAGAGGAATTCATCTTTATTATTGAAGGAAAACTGGATGTATATATAGATGAAACTGTGTATAGTTTAAATGAGGGAGATAGCCTGTATTTTAAATCTAGCCAGAAACATAGATTTAAAAATACCACGGATAAACTTACAAGGGCTATATGGGTTGTAAATCCTCCAACATTTTAG
- a CDS encoding peptidase U32 family protein: MKIVAPAGNMERFYAAVKAGAQEIYMGLKGFGARRNAENFTLEEYKEALDYAHKRGVRIFLTLNTIMMEKEMDFLYENLKALYEHGLDAVIVQDLGYFRYMKENFPDMEYHGSTQMTVGNHIEAEYLRKIGFKRVVLPREMTFEEIKKIRENTSIELEIFVSGALCICYSGNCYMSSFIGSRSGNRGMCAQPCRKEYTDSKGNKGYLLSPKDQLMGYDEIQKLKEIGIESIKVEGRMKDPNYVFETVGYYSQMINGEKAEERVSEIFNRGYSKGYFHGADSSLINKNYSYNLGKEIGLIFGRELKLKDRVVLGDGIIYLSKDYEKLGGGYLNKIEVKGSKEARKSAESGETIFLKDVPRGSKYIFRSFAKEVNDDVENKLKKYDQKLDITGEFFGNLGEKPVLILEAVSNQGKKIRVEKLGENEIETAAKRAATPEDIVEKLKESGDSTFNIVNVDCHISEGIFLPVSVIKSLRREAAAELEELLVESYRRKTGRKYEIPYEEDEEREVILSVIVSNDAQEKAVKSYGIEKIYRRGYDIAREGMLKEQDLNNKLASNLYQLIENKNNDTTINWNLNVSNRYTIEELSKLGKAETVILSPEISFEKIKEIGKTSLRKAILGYSRLKGMYVEIPLFDRSRETIENSEGDRFTVVQNNIGNSEIFFERPLNILNDMSRMKKLHIDEIVAEFTIETPEEVREILENMETRAGIYRAFNYERGVY; encoded by the coding sequence ATGAAAATAGTAGCTCCAGCAGGAAATATGGAGAGATTTTATGCTGCTGTAAAAGCAGGAGCCCAAGAGATATATATGGGACTAAAAGGATTTGGAGCAAGAAGAAATGCTGAAAATTTTACATTAGAGGAATACAAAGAAGCGCTTGATTATGCTCATAAAAGAGGAGTAAGAATATTTCTTACACTAAATACAATAATGATGGAAAAAGAGATGGATTTTCTTTATGAAAATTTGAAGGCTCTTTATGAACATGGACTTGATGCAGTTATTGTTCAGGACTTGGGATATTTCAGATATATGAAAGAAAATTTTCCAGATATGGAATATCATGGAAGTACACAGATGACAGTAGGAAATCATATAGAAGCTGAATATCTTAGAAAAATAGGATTCAAAAGAGTGGTACTTCCAAGAGAGATGACATTTGAAGAGATAAAAAAAATCAGAGAAAATACAAGCATAGAATTAGAAATATTTGTGTCAGGAGCACTATGTATATGTTATTCTGGCAACTGCTATATGAGCAGTTTTATAGGAAGCAGAAGCGGTAATAGAGGTATGTGTGCACAGCCATGCAGAAAAGAATATACTGACAGCAAGGGAAATAAAGGGTATCTTTTAAGTCCTAAAGATCAGCTGATGGGATATGATGAGATACAGAAATTAAAAGAGATTGGAATAGAAAGTATAAAAGTTGAAGGAAGAATGAAAGATCCTAACTATGTATTTGAAACTGTAGGGTACTATTCTCAGATGATAAATGGAGAAAAAGCAGAAGAGAGAGTATCTGAAATATTCAACAGAGGATACAGCAAAGGGTATTTTCATGGAGCAGATTCATCGCTTATTAATAAAAATTATTCATATAATTTAGGTAAAGAGATAGGATTAATATTTGGAAGAGAGTTAAAGCTTAAAGACAGGGTAGTCTTGGGAGATGGAATAATATATCTTTCTAAGGATTATGAAAAACTTGGTGGAGGATATCTGAATAAGATAGAAGTGAAGGGTTCAAAAGAGGCTAGAAAATCAGCTGAATCTGGAGAGACTATATTTTTAAAAGATGTACCAAGAGGAAGCAAATACATATTCAGAAGTTTTGCTAAAGAAGTAAATGATGATGTTGAGAATAAATTGAAGAAATATGATCAAAAATTGGATATAACAGGAGAGTTTTTTGGAAATCTAGGAGAGAAGCCTGTATTGATACTTGAAGCAGTGAGCAATCAAGGGAAAAAAATCAGAGTGGAAAAACTAGGAGAAAATGAAATTGAAACAGCAGCTAAAAGAGCAGCAACTCCAGAAGATATTGTAGAAAAATTGAAAGAATCTGGTGACAGCACATTTAATATAGTAAATGTTGACTGTCATATATCAGAGGGAATATTCCTTCCTGTATCAGTGATAAAATCTTTAAGAAGAGAAGCAGCAGCAGAATTGGAAGAACTTCTTGTGGAAAGCTACAGAAGAAAAACAGGAAGAAAGTATGAAATTCCTTATGAAGAAGATGAGGAAAGAGAAGTTATCCTGTCAGTAATAGTATCAAATGATGCACAGGAAAAAGCAGTGAAATCATATGGAATAGAAAAAATATACAGAAGAGGATATGATATAGCAAGAGAGGGAATGTTGAAAGAGCAAGATTTAAATAATAAACTTGCTTCAAACCTCTATCAGCTTATTGAAAATAAAAATAATGATACAACTATAAACTGGAATTTGAATGTATCTAATAGATATACTATTGAAGAATTGTCTAAACTTGGAAAAGCTGAAACTGTAATACTCTCTCCTGAAATAAGTTTTGAAAAAATAAAGGAAATAGGTAAAACAAGTTTAAGAAAAGCTATATTGGGATATTCAAGATTAAAGGGAATGTATGTTGAAATACCTCTTTTTGACAGGAGCAGAGAAACAATAGAAAATAGTGAAGGTGATAGATTTACTGTTGTTCAGAACAATATAGGGAACAGTGAAATATTCTTTGAAAGACCTCTAAATATATTGAATGATATGAGCAGAATGAAAAAACTACATATTGATGAAATAGTTGCAGAATTTACTATTGAAACACCAGAAGAAGTAAGAGAAATCCTTGAGAACATGGAAACAAGAGCGGGAATATATAGAGCATTTAACTATGAAAGAGGGGTGTATTAA
- a CDS encoding phosphatidylglycerophosphatase A family protein produces MNKNKKWVRDLGTWFGLGDMPKAPGTFGTLGGVPVFMLLSYIRKFFPNNMVYNSFYFMFLITFFAVAVYVSDICEREIFKKKDPQNVVIDEVLGYLTTLFLINPVGVSQNIKAMVIAFVIFRFFDITKLGPIDKSQHFERGIGVVLDDFLAGIIGNFLMVCIWSVFF; encoded by the coding sequence ATGAATAAAAATAAAAAATGGGTAAGAGATCTGGGAACATGGTTTGGACTTGGAGATATGCCTAAAGCACCGGGAACATTTGGAACACTAGGAGGAGTACCAGTATTTATGCTTCTTTCTTATATAAGAAAGTTTTTTCCAAACAATATGGTATATAATTCTTTTTATTTTATGTTTTTAATAACATTTTTCGCTGTAGCAGTATATGTAAGTGATATATGTGAAAGAGAGATATTTAAGAAAAAAGATCCTCAAAATGTTGTTATAGATGAGGTATTAGGATATTTGACTACTCTATTTCTGATAAATCCAGTAGGGGTATCTCAAAATATAAAAGCTATGGTAATTGCATTTGTAATATTTAGATTTTTTGATATAACAAAACTGGGGCCTATAGATAAATCACAGCATTTTGAAAGAGGTATAGGAGTAGTATTAGATGATTTTTTAGCTGGAATAATAGGGAATTTTTTAATGGTATGTATCTGGAGTGTATTTTTTTAG